From the Paenibacillus sp. R14(2021) genome, the window GGTAGTTGGCCGTTAAAGAAAAGCTACCGTGCAGGGTCAACAGCGGCGGCTCTGCGAATTTCCAGCTATCCAGCAAGTGATCGCCTTTATCCGCCGTGACTAATAGAAAACCATGCTGCGACAACTTGTTTAGCCGCTCTAAGCAATTCAATCCTGCGACGGGGAATACAATGTGCGAATCTTCGAGCTGCTCCTTGTAGACGGCAATGACATCCCGGTAGGGATAGGTTTCTTGTTCGTACTCCGGCGCCCGCCGATGCTCATAACTTAACACGATTTGATCCAGCAATTCCGATGGTTTTAGTGAATCATGATGTTCGGGATATTCGACGTACACGTCCGCTTCATAAACCTGTCCATCGCCTATATAAAGCAGCTCTTGCGGGATGCTGTCAAAAAAGTAGTTGGCCACGATGACTAACGGTTGTTGTAGGTCCCCTTGACGAATCATTACGTCTGACATTTCGAGGTGCAGGGATGTATCATGGATCGCATCGAACCGCGAGAAGTCGAGGATCCCCTCGGCAATAAAAGCTTGCAGCGCGGGATGCTTCTTCCAAGCCCGAACATTATTCATCGCCAAGTCCGTCATCACATAACGGAACGGAGGCAATGCGATCCCTGCGTAATCCCTCAACCGGCATAACTCATGCAACACATGATACGCAAGACGCCCCGCTCCCGCTCCAAGCTCCACGATCATCACGGGCTCCGTACCATATCCCTTATTCGCCCGATCTTGAAGAAAACCGAAAATCATTTCTGCGTATGCGGTCCCGATCATCGGATTGCTCGTTATGTATTGCGGCACTTGATCGTTGTTCCAAGCCCTCAATCCTTCTTCTTCGTAATACTGCCTTTGTAGATCCCATATCGGTGCATCGCTGAAGCGATAACGCTGTTTTGGATTGACTGTCATTAACATTTAACCTGCTCTCTAATAATTGTTGAACCTTGCTTACTTC encodes:
- a CDS encoding SAM-dependent methyltransferase; translated protein: MTVNPKQRYRFSDAPIWDLQRQYYEEEGLRAWNNDQVPQYITSNPMIGTAYAEMIFGFLQDRANKGYGTEPVMIVELGAGAGRLAYHVLHELCRLRDYAGIALPPFRYVMTDLAMNNVRAWKKHPALQAFIAEGILDFSRFDAIHDTSLHLEMSDVMIRQGDLQQPLVIVANYFFDSIPQELLYIGDGQVYEADVYVEYPEHHDSLKPSELLDQIVLSYEHRRAPEYEQETYPYRDVIAVYKEQLEDSHIVFPVAGLNCLERLNKLSQHGFLLVTADKGDHLLDSWKFAEPPLLTLHGSFSLTANYHAIQYVFEQRGAAALFPPHHYKNINVGCVLHVEQPMDYPQTRLAYRRFIERYGPDEFFSMKVWVDRNLESMGLEHILSFWRLGGYDAEFFIQSTKRISSLIADANDEEKQDLLTGIQRMWSSYYVMEQRYDLALDAGLVLFEMSMYEESKRFLEISILEEQDEVVSTVYYCLAICCFELALVQEASHYLRELLVLDPGHEEAMALLSMVQA